The Novipirellula galeiformis nucleotide sequence GTTCGTTTCTCTTTGAAGGTGGGACATCGACATAAAAGCAAGACAGTACAGCATGATAGTCTATCAAGCTGCACTGCCGCTTGAGATTGCGGGCTCAGCTATCGCTTCTTCTTCGCCGGAACTTGCACTTCGAAATCGAACGTGGAATCTTGGAGTTCGAAATCATGTTGCGAGACGAAAGTCTGAAACATGGGTGCGACGATCGCTTCGCCATCTTGGTCCTTTTCCGCTTTCGTTTCGAAGCCCTCGACCTCGAACCGGTACGCTCCTCCAATCAGTCCCTTGCCAGGCTGCGTCGAGTATTTACCGTCTTTCACATAAGCAATACTCGCTGGCCCACGATTTCCGGCCGCAGTGTCCGGCGTAAACAAGATCTCACCTTCGGGCAATGGCTGCCCCTGAAAGGTAACGTTGCCGGATACATGGTATTTTCCCGGCCCAGCGCCTTCCGACCCGCAACCGACGATCGTGGTTAACGAAGCGACGATCATCATCAGCACGACGGAGTAAGTGGATTTTCGAATCGAATGTTGAATCATAGCTCGAGCCCTCCGATCGGCAGGGCGTCGTTGCGGATTCCGAGTTGGCGATAGAGATCGAGGTCCATCGATTCGCTGATGAAATTTACCGAGGCATCGCCCATCAGCATATGGCAGCCGCCGGGATGATAGCTGCCGAACAGACGCGAGTAGCCGGTCCTTGAATCGGTGCTGCCCACTGGCTTGCTGCCGGTCGGGATGCGGGAATTGATTGACTCATACGATCCCGCCAGGGTGGCGGGATGCGGCATCGTTCCTCCCGAACCAAGACGAATCGACGAGGCCCAGCTGAAGTAGAATGTCGAGTTGGTTCCGGCTTCGGTCAGATGGTACTTTGTTTCGCCGACCAGAAAGGTATTGGTCGTTCCATCGGTGATGTCGCGAAACTTGCTTCTTGAGTTCGCGTACAAGATGCCGTTGACGAAAAAGACGTTTGAGTTGCCACCAAAACAGTTGACGTTACTTGAGCTGCCACCCCCTTGCACGCCGAAGTAGTTCAGATTGTTCACGTCGCCACCCGAAGCAGGATCTGACGGGCATTGATAATTCCCGTTCGAATCATACCACAGCGGACGGTTGGGCGATGAACTTGGGACCTGGCTCGTGAACGAGGCCGATAAAGGGAGGTCAAAGTCGTACTGATCATAACGAGCTCCCTCTTCCATGAACGGCAAAATTAGCACGGTCCAAGGTGCTCCTTGCGTGGCAGCACCGCTGTTGCACCACGTGTCGCCCAATCCCTTGGTCACCTTTTCAGCCACAATACCACCCGGCGGAAAGCTTCGATGGGTATCGTGATAATTGTGTAGCGCAAGTCCAATCTGCTTGAGATGGTTTGAACACTGCATCCGTCGGGCTGCTTCACGAGCAGCTTGAACGGCGGGCAATAGCAAGCCCACCAAAACGCCGATGATCGCGATCACGACCAACAATTCGACCAGCGTAAAACCCTTAACGCGTTTCATTGTCAATTTTATTTTCTTCATGTTCCTATCGATCGATGTCTTAGGTTCTAGGTGCATTCACTTGAGTTGTCTCATGCAACGACACGGAGAGTGGGTGCATTGGCACGACGAGGAGGAGTTAACCACAAGTTTGTGAAGCAGAGATGAAGGGCAGGTTGGGTTCTTATAAGCGTTTGGTGCGGCTATCGTCGGATCCGCTTCGGACGGAGGACGCGGCGGACTTTTGTTTGCATTGGTTTCCATGGCCGGGGCGATC carries:
- a CDS encoding DUF1559 domain-containing protein translates to MKRVKGFTLVELLVVIAIIGVLVGLLLPAVQAAREAARRMQCSNHLKQIGLALHNYHDTHRSFPPGGIVAEKVTKGLGDTWCNSGAATQGAPWTVLILPFMEEGARYDQYDFDLPLSASFTSQVPSSSPNRPLWYDSNGNYQCPSDPASGGDVNNLNYFGVQGGGSSSNVNCFGGNSNVFFVNGILYANSRSKFRDITDGTTNTFLVGETKYHLTEAGTNSTFYFSWASSIRLGSGGTMPHPATLAGSYESINSRIPTGSKPVGSTDSRTGYSRLFGSYHPGGCHMLMGDASVNFISESMDLDLYRQLGIRNDALPIGGLEL